A segment of the Streptomyces sp. XD-27 genome:
GTGCGATTCATGGCCTTGAAGTTCCGCGGCGTTGTCTTCCGCTACAACCGGAAGACGACCGTGCTCGACGAGTTCGACCTGGGCATCGACAGTCCGGCAACCGTGCTGCTCGGCCCCAACGGGGCGGGCAAGTCCACGCTGTTGGCGCTGGCCGCGTCCCAACTCAAGCCCAGTGGCGGCACCGTCACCTGGAGGGACCGCGACCCCGCGCGTCGCCGGAATCTCACGGCGTACCGCAAGGCGGTGGCCTGGCTGCCCCAGCAGATCACGCCCATGCCAGGGCTGACCGTACGCGAGCAGGTCGCCTACGCCGGCTGGCTCAAGGGTATGAACCGCGCCGATGCCTGGAACGCGTCCGCCTCCGCCCTCGCTCGCGTCGGCCTGGGCAAGCTCGCCGAACGCCGCAGCCACCAGGTCTCGGGCGGCCAGCTGCGTCGCATGGGAATCGCCGGAGCGCTCACTCATCGCAGCGAGCTGATCCTCATGGATGAGCCGACCGCCGGTCTCGACCCCACCCAGCGCAAGGTCTTCCGTACCTTGCTCGAAGAGCTCGCCGATGACGTCCATGTCATCGTCTCCACCCACCAGACGGAAGACCTCGCAGAGCTCTACCAGCACGTTGTCGTATTGGACCGGGGTACCGTCCGCTTCCAGGGCACCACCGGCCAGTTCCACGCCTTGACCGACAACGCCCAGGGGCCCCGTGAACGCGCGGAAGCGGCCTATGCCCAACTCGTGGGCGAGGAGGTCTGAGCTGTGCTGCTGCGCACTGTTCTCCGCCTGTCGTCGGCGACTCGTGTTCTGCCCTTCCTGGTGGGGTTCATCGCCTTCGCCCTCGGTGGCGACATGACCGAATGGGCCACCCCTCACTACTGGCTCTCCGTGACGGGAAGCGCCACCAATGCTCTCGGCTTCGCCGGTGCCGCTTGTGCCGGGGCGGCAGCCTGGGAAGGCGGTCGGCTGCGGCGCGCACAGATCTTCGATCTGACAGCCGTCCGCTCGCCGCTGGCCATTGCTCTCCCACTCCTGCTGCCTGTGTTCGCGATGGGCGTGGCCGGTATGGGGGCGGCCCTTGCGGTCACGGCGGCCGCCGCCGACGTCGGCCTTGGGGTGCCGCATCTGGGGATCCTGGCTGTCGAAGCCGTGCTGCTGGCGGCCAACACCCTGGTCGGTTACCTCCTGGGTCGGCTGCTGGCTCCTGTCCTCGCGGTCCCGGTCGCGTTGATCATCAGCTTCGTCGCCATCGCGTTCCCGGTCTCCTGGGACATCCTGTGGGCGCGCCACCTGGTCGGCGGTGGGCTCATCGACTGCTGCGATGTCGACCAGAGCCTGGATGTGCGGGCGCTGGTGAGCGCGGGAGTGTTCGGCACGGCTGTCTGCCTGGCCGCCCTGGTGCTCATTCACTACCGCAAGACCGTCCCCGCCCTGGTCACAGCCATGGCGCTGACCGCCGGGGGATTCGCGGGCGGCGCGGCGGCCGCCCGCGGCATGGGGGCCGATCCCGTGGTGTCCAGGCCGACCAGTGAGCTCGTCTGTGACGACGGTCAACCGCGGATCTGCTTGTGGCCCGAGACGGACGGCCAAGCGGCCATGATCCGCACCGAGGCGCGCAAGGCCGCCGACAGGCTCCGTCAGGTCGGCGTCACGGTCCCCGCCACGCTGACCATGGCCGACCGGCCCGGGGCCGACGAGTCCAAACTTGCCATCGGGGCTGATACCGACGCCGACGATGTCCGTATCGGCGTGGTGGCGGGACTGGTCCCGCAGGCGCCCGCATGTGCGGAAGAGGGCGAGCCCTACCCGGCCGAGATCGCTTCCGGTCCCGTCGGCGCCTGGCTCTCCCTGACCGCCGGCGCTTCACCCCGCGTCGTCGCCAACCGGGTGATACCACCGGAGCTCGCCCTCGCCCAGCACGTCCTCAAACAGCCCCGGCACGCACAGCTCGACTGGTACAAGCGCAATGCCAAGGCCATGGGTGTCTGCAACGTGCGGCCTCAGTTGCGCATCGGCGGGAGTCAGTCGTGATCTGGTGGTGCAAGGCCCGCGCGGTTCCCCTACTGGTCGTGTCCGTCGTCGGGACCAACGCCCTCGGCCTGCTCATGGGGAACGCGGAGCTGCCCATGCCGGTCCTGACCGGCCGGTCCGGGCGCTTCCTCGTCGGCCACCTCATCACGCTGCTGCCCGCGGTCATGCTCCTGTACGGCATGGGGCGCGGCGACCTGCGCGCCGAGAGCGTCGCCTGTCGGCCCGTGCGGGCTTCGGACGCGGTTCTTGGCTTGGCCGTCGCCATCGGTGGTGCGGCGGTTGCGGGCTTGAATTACGCCATCGGGAGCGGCGCCATATCCCTGGTGCTGGGCCGGAACATCGCCGCGTACGTCGGCCTGGGGCTGCTCCTCCTCCCGCTCCTCGGCCACCGTCTTGCGGCAGTCGTGCTCGCCGCGGTGCCTTTGGTGTGCGCGGTAACCGGCTGGGGGCCAGGGGGCAAAGCTGAGCCGTGGGCATGGATCCTGCACCCCGCCGACTCCCCGGTGGCCTCCGTCATCACCGCGGTCGTTCTCTTCGCGGGACTGTCGCTCACC
Coding sequences within it:
- a CDS encoding ATP-binding cassette domain-containing protein, with product MALKFRGVVFRYNRKTTVLDEFDLGIDSPATVLLGPNGAGKSTLLALAASQLKPSGGTVTWRDRDPARRRNLTAYRKAVAWLPQQITPMPGLTVREQVAYAGWLKGMNRADAWNASASALARVGLGKLAERRSHQVSGGQLRRMGIAGALTHRSELILMDEPTAGLDPTQRKVFRTLLEELADDVHVIVSTHQTEDLAELYQHVVVLDRGTVRFQGTTGQFHALTDNAQGPRERAEAAYAQLVGEEV